A segment of the Halovivax limisalsi genome:
ATCTGTTCAAATCGGGGAAAGCGGATCTTCTCTGAAAATTCGACCGATACGATTTGAGCAGACGAGTCACAGCCCGGAACGTCTCACTGCGTTCAAATCGGGGAGGGCGGACTGCGAGGGTCGAGCGGAGCGAGATTCACGCCGGTGCGAGCGGCGAAGCCACGAGCGTTCTCCTTCATCTGGCTCCCGGCGGGACCGAGTTTCCACTCAGGTGGTCGTCGTGCCCAGTTCCGGTCGCAGCGACCCGGAGGCCTGCACCCAGTAGACGCCCCCAACGACGAGCGCTGCGACGAGGAACCCGCCGATCGACTGTTCCCACGTGTGTGCGTTCAGGTAGATGCGGTTCGGGACCATGATGACTGGGAAGGCGAGCAACGGCCAGAACCGCCGGTGGACGAGCGTCAGGTAGAGCGCGGGCATCAGCGAGATGATGACGTGACCCGAGATGTTCCAGAACGGCGAGACGAGAGCGTACGGCACCGTCACGGCGGCGAGCGCCTGCATCGCACCCGGCACGAGCGGCCCCCAGTCGAAGCGTCGCCACACGAGCCAGGTCAATCCAGCGACGATCAGGAGGCCGCTGGCGACGAGCGCGTCCATGACGACGCTGTTCCCGCCCGTCGCCTCGAGTACGCCACCGCCGACGACGAGGAAGTACGCGACGGTGGGCGCGAGCGAGAGCAGTCCGATCCCGGCGAACGCACCGATACGGCGCCAGAGTACCGACCGGTCGAGGTCCCGCCTGGCCCACTCGTGGTGGACGAGCAGGACGATACCGACCCCGAGGACGGTGATCGGGTGGACGACGTACGGGTAGTACTCCATCGTCTGGGATACTGGCCCCATCGTTCCCCCCTACGGTAATACGAGTGAAAAAGGCCCGCGGCAGGTCGACCCGACGAACTCGTCGAAGGCTCGAAGGACGGCACGTTTCGGCGCTATCTGGGTTATCTCTCCCTAGATCGAGATGATGTAGCCGGATTCTCGCCGACGTGTAGCGGAACTCGGGTCCGCAGTAAGCGGTGTTTTCAGAAATCAGTCTGAGGGCTCGGCGAGGGATCGACCGGCGAAGAGGAAGCAGAACTGGGTTCACCCCCGGATCGGCGGCCTCGGCGGACGTCGGAGTCGACTATCCGAGTGGTCGCGCGGCGTCGCCGATATCGACCCCGAGGATTTCCGTAAACGGCTCGGGACTGAACCGGCACCGACGACGGATCGGGTGTCCCTGGTGCGGCCGGCAGCGCGCTCGGTTTCGTCGACCGTCGTCAGGTCATCGTATTTTACGGCTCCATCCCGTGTGTCCGGTCGTGTTCACGGCGGAGATCTCGGTGGCGATCGACGACTTCGCGCTGGGGCACGCACTCGGCGCGGCCCCGGAGATGGAGGTGAAAGCCGAACGGCTCGCGGCTCACAGCCGTCACTGGGTGATGCCGTGCCTGTGGGCTGCCGGCGGTGATTTCGATGCGTTCGACGGGGCGCTCGAATCCGACCCCACCGTCGACGATGTGATTACGACCCGGAACTACGACAACGAATCGTTCTACCAGATCGATTGGGCCGAGGAGATAAAGCAGCACCTCGATATCACGCTGGACTCGGAGGCGTCGCTCCTGCACGCAGAAACGGTCGACGATGACTGGCGACTCGCCATCCGCTTTGCCTCTCGCGACCAGTTCGAAATCTTCCGCGACCACCTCGCCGACGCAGGAATCGCGTTCCGCCTGGACAACTTGGCGCAAGCCACCGTCCCCAAACAGTTCGCGGGCGGCCTTACGGCCCCCCAGCGTGAAGCGCTGGTTACCGCGGTAGCGGAAGGATACTTCGCCATCCCCCGCGATGCGAACATGGAGGACGTTGCGGACGCACTCGACATCTCGACCCAATCCGCGTCCGAACGCCTGCGTCGCGGAATCGAAGAGTTCGTCGAAACGAGGCTGGTAACCGACGATGACGTCCTCGAGGAGTGATCACACTTAAAAGCCTGAGGTCGTCAGGTCGACCCCTTACCCGTATCAATGGCGACTTTCACATGTGAAGCCAATACGCCCCGCCGATAACAACGTGTTAACGGGTTTGGGGAATGCTCGTCGACAGCACATCCTCAGGATACTCCACGATCGGACCGCCCCCATCGACGTGCGAGCGCTCGCGACGAACCTCGCCGCCGCGGAAGAAGAGCAGGAGCTGGTGGACGTCACGCCCGACGA
Coding sequences within it:
- a CDS encoding phosphatase PAP2 family protein — protein: MGPVSQTMEYYPYVVHPITVLGVGIVLLVHHEWARRDLDRSVLWRRIGAFAGIGLLSLAPTVAYFLVVGGGVLEATGGNSVVMDALVASGLLIVAGLTWLVWRRFDWGPLVPGAMQALAAVTVPYALVSPFWNISGHVIISLMPALYLTLVHRRFWPLLAFPVIMVPNRIYLNAHTWEQSIGGFLVAALVVGGVYWVQASGSLRPELGTTTT
- a CDS encoding helix-turn-helix domain-containing protein, with translation MAIDDFALGHALGAAPEMEVKAERLAAHSRHWVMPCLWAAGGDFDAFDGALESDPTVDDVITTRNYDNESFYQIDWAEEIKQHLDITLDSEASLLHAETVDDDWRLAIRFASRDQFEIFRDHLADAGIAFRLDNLAQATVPKQFAGGLTAPQREALVTAVAEGYFAIPRDANMEDVADALDISTQSASERLRRGIEEFVETRLVTDDDVLEE